Within Salvia splendens isolate huo1 chromosome 21, SspV2, whole genome shotgun sequence, the genomic segment aaaaaaagaaaaaacccagAGATATTCCGGAGATGGCTTTCATCTTCCCCGTCCCTTTTCTCTTGTATCTCTCTCCAAATTAGAATCGCTAGTAAACGAAAACACAATTTCGCCTGCTTTGGAAACATTTTTGGTAAAATCATTACCAAGAGATTCATCGTAGGAAGTTGGAACCAAAGTTCATAATTTCAGTTTAAATTAATCtgaagaaatgaaaaaaacCAAGTAGATGTTTCACACAAAAATGTATACTTAATTCGTTCACGATTCAatgatctattttgttattaTAGGACGCCCACGATTTAAagttttagttattttttttttactttttggtaTGTGCATCTCCCATTTTACTAGCTTTTTccattactataaaactaatattttctctattttataaaaatagacattttttttcatttcatttctatctaataaaaataatccatttctattttagataattttttttctatctaaTAAGGTGGggtcattctctactaacaatacttctatcattttttttctatctctcttgTACTTATCAGTTGTGCTTTGAAACTAGTATCATCCTTTTGATGGGAAGGAAGTACtaaaaattgatatatttaagatatttttaaaCCACAAATTTGCATGATTATTGTGCGTACAAATTGATATATGTactatttatacatatatactaGCTTATatgaatgtaatcaaatgcaaactctaaacatagtacaaactttaaactatgatctgaaccgttagaaaatgtcgaCCGAGGAGCATATCATATTTTGTTGCTTGTTGTTGTGTTTAACCTTTCAATTCATTATATTGATATTAGCATACCATTTTTATTGATAGGGCTGGGTAAAGATAAAACTATAACTGTTTCAGTATCTAAAATATGTCGACCTGATCTTGTAATTCGATGTATCGAACTAGTCCAAATGTTGTCAAATTAAACTAGTCTTTTTCTCATATATAACATACATGAACTTTGCAAATTAACACCAAATTTGAATCATGTGGGCTGCTAATTTCCACATCGGCGACGACGATATTACGTGGGTCGACTTTGTTTTATtgactttcttttttctccaaccttaattaaatttcaaaaccTTTCTTGCATTGGAGAAGATATTTTAGAACCAATGAAAAATAGAGAACTTGTAAGGTTCATAAAGCTTTTAAGtagctattaaatttataatttaaagaTACCACCCTTTTAAAAAACATGGCATAAATTGAGAGAGCCCACCATTTATAGACTTGTAGGTTGTTAGTGGGACAAGGTTGTTACCAAGTCCGATTTGCGACTCCTACACCACTTATTTATTCATCTATTTCACTTTTCCAACTCAGATTGATGTCGACCCCAAATTATCTTATCTTTGCGCTCGTGCAACACTTTCATTTTTCTATGTCTATTTTTTCCAATATATCTTGATTGCATCAtactaaaataagaaagaaatttcaccaagaatttattttagaatcaatattattttatgcaATAATAACAATTTAAAGATCGCATCATGATGCAGACCgaacaggagaactcatcccaaaagactagtctgttaggagagagagcccaTTTAGTCTACATAGActcacatcagttgttctcacaaccgatgtgggaattgagtccgtaacattcgaccctcctttaagggtcaacgtcctcgttggtcacgaccacgttggtcacggcggattctttgcccggccaccactccgtgggtcaccactccgagcgatcccaaacgcactcgttggtcacggcgagttcgttgcccgACCACCACTTcgagccgtttgggctctcaatgaaaccaccaattgatacagaccaaacatgagaactcatcccaaaagactagcctgttaggagagagaactcatttagtctatataccccacatcagttattctcacaaccgatgtaagaattgagtccgtaacacaTCACAATATCAGACACAGTTGAAACACATGTAGGACTTGATTGTTATTGAGTTGGGTAAATCAACTATaagtttcaaattattttttatctcCATGACAATATTAAGCGCCATGTAACTAAAAGTATATTTTAAGTATGAATATCGACAATTTATTGACATCTTAACTAGCTAATTTATGTTGTTTAATCTTTGTTTTTGTATTCCTAACATTTACAATAGCTCTCTAGCATGCATTATGTTTTAGTGCAATTTATACCTAATTATTTATTCATAATGTTAGGCAAATAGCTTCCTTCATCTAATGATAATGACCGTTAGACGGATTAAAATTTGTTAACAAATAAATTCTTAGTTTATGCTCTActtcatttctttctttttatgaATATTTCATTTGTGTGTTCTTATTTACATAATTATGTGACTAATTACTAACTCACACTAATATATTTTCCAATGATATCGATTCCTTTTCTCGCTGATATGATAATTCGAAATTTATTTGAAATGGCTAATTATCAATCACTAGAGTAGATAATTTAGTTAAATAACGTGATAGGTTCTTGAGCTACCGTTTTTGTGTACACGTGTCATACGATTATTAGTTGCTATGCTCAAAGATAAAATGCAATCCGTTTTAATAAAATCTGAGCACTGACTGTGGGCCTTGACCACATAGATACTGACCGTGGGCCTTGATTGTTGAGCGGTCCATTTCTAATGTTCTCTCATTTCTTGTATTGCTgaatcattttttcatttcagaatttttttatactcctacttagaatcattttttctttcctattttgttctcttattttattcattctgttttattcatttttataccgtttctcttttatactttaattactctttccgtcccataagaatatgcacttttgatTGCACACGAGTTTTtatacataattggtaaagtaaaaaagaagtagaaagaaaaagtaaatacagtattgttagtagagaatgagtcttacctcattagagagaaagagttttcaaatttaaaaaatgcatattcttatggaacGGATTACAaagaaaagaatgcatattcttatgggacggaggaagtactttaTTACCCACCCACACTAAACATTCATTTATTTAACTTCACGCCAAAAAGAAATGCTTCAATTATGAAAGAACAGTGGGAAGTATAATATTATAGCATGTCAAAATcaatgatgattttttttaattgtaagtAAGGAAGTTCAATGATTATTCTAGCACACTCATTCATTGTGGAGCATTTcagaatttttattttcttatcaCGTATCGATAAAATGATGATTCTAACTCCTTTATAAACGAGTTGATAGTTCACCCTCTTATATGGCTTCTTAAGATCCACTTTGAGATGGGAAGATAGTTAGATTTTCTTATAATTATCGGGATGAAAAGAGATAATTTAACTGATAATTTCTTATAATCAGTTTATGAAATGGCTCAATTTTACCGAagaattgtgatttttttatgcAATGTtcttatgtatatatgtaatatATGGTTGGATTTCTAAAGGACATAGGAATAAGATCAACATCATAATTTACTTTTTCGACATATAGAAATAAGTTTTTTTCATGTTTAAGAATACATtactaaataaaaaatctaaataaatGTGTTATTAATACAATTGGTAATTCACAGTTGAATTCTTAAAATACACAATTACGTTCTTAAAAGTATACTAGATATTTGTGATAACAGTATCGATCAAGTTATTTTTACGACATAAAACGAGTTTTTCATGTGTAGACCCACGTTAAAGAATTTAAGACCTAGTCAACTACACTTGATTTGGCAATGATTTCGTAATCATACTTTTCAATTAAACCCAGTATCATTAtatacatttattattttaatttttgtatatatatttgatttaaataaaagttatactagtagtatttagtAATACGAACAAGttgtttttaaaataatactccctcccaTGGTAGGTGAATTTTATTCCTTTTTAATATCTTGACTTCTTGAGCAGTGgagtcatttttttaaaacaaatattcttttctctctacttaatTTACTAATTCAGTCTTCTCCTGAGAGTAGGGTCCAATCCATAGCCCTTCCTCATCATAGCTTTACTTcagatttattatttatttagcttattttctttatttttttttgttttggcaCAACAAAGTTATCATTGTAAGCTATTAATCATCAGTTAGTGGTGCTAAACACGCATTTCTTCTAATCCAATTTGTGGTGCCAGAGTTTTGTTACATTATAAGACAAAATTAATCGTAAATTATAGACAGATAAATTTTCTTAATATTCTAGtattaaacaaattaatattggttgaaagataaataaaaattgtaataatatattattctcATTTACTACTACTTTTGATCAATGatcataattcataaatatTGGTGAATCGCAAGTTAAAAAATGGAATTTATCACATGAAATATTAGGCTTATGTAACGATGCATGAAATTCATATAGTATTCCACGGCTACAGAGATAGGTCATGTAACAAATTAAATCCATTGAATTATTTTATGTTCTCGATATATGGTAACTTTGGGACCAAATGAAAGAAGGGGATTGGATGAAAAGAGACGAAAATGTCAAATTTTGGCTCCAAAGCTTGAAGTTTGTTATTGAATATTGAAAACAATGTTACAAATATGATTATTACACTATTAGTAGAGTTTGGTTGTGAGAGAGATAGAGGGTCCATTGACGGCTTTTATTTAGCTGTATGGAAAGCTAACTCTCTAATTGCGATGTCTTTCAGCCTCAACCACCAATAATTCTCTCTATCTCTTTATCTTCTCTCCCTATATATAAGCATATTCACTTAGTTCATTTCTACCACAAGCAATACATCTCATTTCCAAAAATATAATGGGAAAATTAGTGTGGATAATAGGACTTATTCTATGTTTAGTTGGATTAGTTAAGGGTCGTCCCGCCATGTTCTTGCAGGACTTCCGTGTGGCATGGGCCGAATCCCACATTCGCCAAATCAGCGGAGGAATTCAACTCGTTCTCGATCGAAACTCAGGTATCATGCACACACCAAGGTTCATTTcttcattttaaatttattttatttaccatggattataattaattttgacTTGTTTAATTTAGGATGCGGTTTTGGAtccaaatataaatatttatttggacGTGTGAGCATGAAAATCAAGCTGGTTGCTGGTGATTCAGCTGGAACTGTCACTGCCTTCTATgtaaagaaatttaatttcgtaaCAAAATGATTGTTTTAAATTGTCGtgtttttaatattattgtGGAATTTTGTTGTAGATGAACTCGGACACAGACAATGTAAGAGATGAGCTAGATTTCGAATTCCTGGGAAATCGGTCAGGACAACCTTATACGGTTCAGACAAATGTGTTTGCTCGTGGCAAAGGCGACAGAGAGCAAAGGGTTAACCTATGGTTTGACCCATCTGCAGATTTCCACACCTACTCCATTTTTTGGAACCATCGCATCATCATGTAAGTCCATGAATATACTAATACTGCTACTTCTAAACAATAATCTCATCCTTAGTCACGTGGAAAACTCTATACAATAAAATAATCACAGAAAGCCTTTCAAACTAGAGCAACAAAGGTAATATTCGAATACTGCAAAGCCATTTATCTGAAATAAATACTCTTTGTCCGCGTTTAGGAGTTTTGGTCTATCCACGATCAGGAGTCCATATTCATTCtactataaataataagtagatcttacattttattaactcattttattcatattttattataaaactaatagtactaTTTAGGACCTACATCtcactatctttttctatccacatttttttatattttcttaaatctgCGTCGAAATCAACCGAGGCTCATAATtgtggatggatggagtatattaaattagaaaataataaaaaaaagttgaaatacaaaaataaaattgtggatgGATTTTAACTAAACATAAAATGTTAGTAGCTAGGTTGAAAAGTGTAACATTGTAACTAGATTTGAGATTATAAACGAGGTTGAAACTATATATGGCCTTAAGATTCAAAATGTGTCTGTATAAAAATTGCCCCATGCTTCATAGCTAGTACGCTTTACACATGTGATGCGATTTAATATGCATTAACTTAAGCTTTCATCCGCCTATTAATTTCCAAATTAAGTATGTAAATAGTGACGTTAATTTTTATCTCCTCTGTAGATTCGCGGTGGACGAGATTCCGATCAGGGTCTACAAGAACAACGAGGCTAGAGGGGTCCCGTTCCCGAAATTCCAACCGATGGCGGTCTATTCGACCCTATGGGAGGCCGACGACTGGGCGACGAGGGGCGGCCTCGAGAAGATAAATTGGAGCAAAGCCCCATTCTACGCCTATTACAAGGATT encodes:
- the LOC121785181 gene encoding probable xyloglucan endotransglucosylase/hydrolase protein 7; this encodes MGKLVWIIGLILCLVGLVKGRPAMFLQDFRVAWAESHIRQISGGIQLVLDRNSGCGFGSKYKYLFGRVSMKIKLVAGDSAGTVTAFYMNSDTDNVRDELDFEFLGNRSGQPYTVQTNVFARGKGDREQRVNLWFDPSADFHTYSIFWNHRIIIFAVDEIPIRVYKNNEARGVPFPKFQPMAVYSTLWEADDWATRGGLEKINWSKAPFYAYYKDFDLEGCQMPGPASCASNTKNWWEGAAYQQLSLVQAARYHWVRANHMIYDYCTDKSRHSVAPPECLAGI